In Sideroxyarcus emersonii, one DNA window encodes the following:
- a CDS encoding response regulator transcription factor: MRILIAEDDEVLADGLCHSMRQSGYAVDCVKDGLAANLILSGEQPFDLVILDLGLPKVDGFSVLRSLRENNRQVPVIILTARDAEGDRVKGLDLGADDYMIKPFSLPELEARVRALIRRGQCGVNPVYTCGTLTFDSVGRRAAISGTTLELTTREMSVLEALMLRTGWVVSKEQLLERLYSYAEEASNNAIEVYIHRLRKKIEPAGVTIRTIRGLGYVIGSLPS; encoded by the coding sequence ATGCGTATCCTGATCGCCGAAGACGACGAAGTTCTGGCGGATGGTTTATGCCATTCCATGCGCCAGTCGGGTTATGCCGTCGACTGCGTCAAGGACGGCCTCGCTGCCAACCTGATCCTGAGCGGCGAACAACCGTTCGACCTCGTGATCCTCGATCTGGGCCTGCCCAAGGTGGACGGCTTCAGCGTGCTGCGCAGTCTGCGCGAGAACAACCGCCAGGTCCCCGTCATTATACTCACAGCGCGCGATGCCGAAGGCGACCGGGTCAAAGGCCTGGACCTCGGCGCCGACGATTACATGATCAAGCCGTTCAGCCTGCCCGAACTGGAAGCCCGCGTGCGCGCACTGATACGGCGCGGACAATGCGGCGTGAATCCGGTCTATACCTGCGGCACGCTGACCTTCGACAGCGTCGGGCGCCGCGCCGCGATCAGCGGCACCACACTCGAACTGACCACCCGCGAGATGAGCGTGCTGGAAGCGCTGATGCTGCGCACCGGCTGGGTGGTCAGCAAGGAACAATTGCTGGAACGGCTCTACAGCTATGCGGAAGAAGCCAGCAACAACGCCATCGAGGTCTACATCCATCGCTTGCGCAAGAAGATCGAGCCGGCCGGTGTCACCATACGCACCATACGCGGCCTGGGTTATGTCATCGGCAGTCTGCCCTCCTGA
- the actP gene encoding cation/acetate symporter ActP, with product MKIFKNTFFALLAMIGVFASGLAQAADAAVSAVATASAVASASAVAPAAAPAEVPLNWHAIVMFVLFVAVTLVITYWAATRTKTASDFYAAGRGITGFQNGMAIAGDYMSAASFLGIAALVYFNGFYGLLFSVGWLVGWPIILFLIAERLRNLGKFTYADVVSFRLKQGPVRTMAAISSLIVVIWYLIGQAVGAGQLLHTLVPQISYRESIVVVGALIITYVTFGGMKATTWVQIIKAGLLLGGATMMAIGVMAHENFSFAKLFNDAVAAHPKHLDIMKSVVPIGAKANPIESISLGLTLMFGTAGLPHILMRFFTVTDSKAARKSVLYGTCFIGFFYILTFIIGFGAIVLVANNPEYVADLTKSVLVLKGGGSMPAVYLSHALGGDFFLGFIAAVAFATILAVVSGLTLAGASALSHDIYANVIMKGTATEKQEVWMSKMMVIGLGVLAVILGIAFEKQNVAYIVALTFSIAACTNFPILVLSLFWRGLTTRGAVLGGYTGVFGSIGLLIIGPTVWTKVLAMGPAIFPYDFPTFVVLPTVLIVAYIASITDNSESAKKERAAFDAQMIRAETGLGAEVGASH from the coding sequence GCCGCCGCACCTGCGGAAGTGCCGCTCAACTGGCACGCCATCGTGATGTTCGTGCTGTTCGTGGCGGTGACGCTGGTCATCACTTACTGGGCCGCGACCCGCACCAAGACGGCGAGCGATTTCTACGCTGCCGGACGCGGCATCACCGGTTTCCAGAACGGCATGGCCATCGCCGGCGACTACATGTCGGCAGCCTCTTTCCTCGGGATCGCCGCACTGGTCTATTTCAACGGCTTTTACGGCCTGCTGTTCTCGGTGGGCTGGCTGGTGGGCTGGCCGATCATCCTGTTCCTGATCGCAGAGCGCCTGCGCAACCTCGGCAAGTTCACCTATGCCGACGTTGTCTCGTTCCGCCTCAAGCAGGGTCCGGTCCGCACCATGGCGGCGATCAGTTCCCTGATCGTGGTCATCTGGTACCTGATCGGTCAGGCCGTGGGTGCCGGACAGCTGCTGCATACGCTGGTGCCGCAGATCTCCTATCGTGAATCGATCGTGGTCGTCGGTGCGCTGATCATCACTTACGTTACCTTCGGCGGCATGAAGGCCACGACCTGGGTGCAGATCATCAAGGCCGGCCTGCTGCTGGGCGGCGCCACCATGATGGCGATCGGCGTGATGGCACACGAGAACTTCAGTTTCGCCAAGCTGTTCAATGACGCTGTCGCGGCTCACCCGAAACACCTGGACATCATGAAGTCCGTGGTGCCCATCGGGGCGAAGGCCAATCCGATCGAATCCATCTCCCTCGGATTGACGCTGATGTTCGGTACTGCCGGCTTGCCGCACATCCTGATGCGTTTCTTCACCGTCACCGACTCCAAAGCGGCGCGCAAATCGGTGCTGTACGGAACATGCTTCATCGGCTTCTTCTACATCCTGACCTTCATCATCGGTTTCGGCGCGATCGTCCTTGTGGCCAACAACCCGGAGTATGTGGCTGACCTGACCAAGAGCGTGCTCGTGCTCAAGGGTGGCGGCAGCATGCCGGCGGTCTATCTGTCGCACGCGCTCGGCGGCGACTTCTTCCTCGGCTTCATCGCCGCGGTCGCTTTCGCCACCATCCTGGCCGTGGTATCGGGCCTGACGCTGGCAGGCGCTTCCGCACTGTCGCATGACATCTATGCGAACGTGATCATGAAGGGCACGGCGACCGAGAAGCAGGAAGTATGGATGTCGAAGATGATGGTGATCGGTTTGGGTGTGCTCGCCGTGATCCTGGGTATCGCCTTCGAGAAACAGAACGTCGCCTACATCGTGGCGCTGACCTTCTCGATCGCGGCCTGTACCAACTTCCCGATCCTGGTCCTGTCGCTCTTCTGGCGCGGCCTGACCACACGTGGCGCGGTACTCGGCGGCTATACCGGCGTGTTCGGTTCCATCGGCCTGCTGATCATCGGCCCGACGGTCTGGACCAAGGTGCTGGCCATGGGCCCCGCCATCTTCCCGTATGACTTCCCGACCTTCGTCGTGTTGCCGACCGTGCTGATCGTCGCTTATATCGCCTCGATCACCGACAACAGCGAAAGCGCGAAGAAAGAACGGGCTGCGTTCGATGCACAGATGATCCGTGCCGAGACCGGCCTGGGCGCCGAAGTGGGCGCTTCGCACTAG
- a CDS encoding ATP-binding protein — MENNIRSLRSYLMQRLLISLYLLWIVSTIVGYFATINYANQPYDLVLLQRANEVAAELQLGSGHEKLDVVPTLPDGSDLGMPDRVLYTVTDSEGRKLAGNGNTLRPLSYRRDRKGPLFSNGEREGQKTRMVSLTFPSRNGVLQLHVSETTQQRQALIRGILANIVIPELLLTLIALAVVWYGLKQGLRPLEQLRHEVVNRRRNDLSQLDGSKAPAEVRPLIDAVNNLLERLKLVMAAQQRFVADAAHQLRTPFAGLKTQSELALRTDDPERKQHALEHIHTSTRHGIRLVNQLLALARNEPDAQRTDNFAVLNLNRLAQECTVNWVQMALEKDIDLGYEGTSTMIEVHGDATSLAEMLNNLVDNAIRYTQSGGHITVAVRATPQGPELSVEDNGPGIEPQHRERVFERFYRVLGSGQSGSGLGLSIVAEVAKRHGAELKLGAGSGDIGTRISVRFPLRSPSAAN, encoded by the coding sequence ATGGAAAACAACATCCGTTCCCTGCGCAGCTACCTGATGCAGCGCTTACTGATCTCCCTCTACCTGCTGTGGATCGTCAGCACCATCGTCGGCTATTTCGCCACCATCAACTACGCCAACCAGCCCTACGACCTGGTATTGCTGCAGCGCGCCAACGAGGTGGCGGCCGAACTCCAGCTGGGCAGCGGCCACGAGAAGCTGGATGTGGTTCCCACCCTGCCCGACGGTTCGGACCTGGGCATGCCGGACCGGGTGCTCTATACCGTGACCGACAGCGAAGGCAGGAAGCTCGCCGGCAACGGCAACACCTTGCGGCCATTGTCTTACCGGCGTGACCGCAAAGGCCCGCTGTTCAGCAATGGCGAACGTGAAGGACAGAAGACGCGCATGGTCAGCCTGACCTTCCCTTCCCGTAACGGGGTGCTGCAACTGCATGTCTCCGAAACCACGCAGCAGCGCCAGGCACTGATACGCGGCATCCTGGCCAACATCGTCATCCCGGAACTGCTGCTGACGCTGATCGCACTGGCTGTGGTGTGGTATGGCCTGAAACAGGGCTTGCGCCCGCTCGAACAATTACGCCACGAAGTGGTCAACCGGCGCCGCAACGACCTGAGCCAGCTCGACGGCAGCAAGGCCCCCGCCGAGGTGCGTCCGCTGATCGATGCCGTCAACAACCTGCTGGAACGATTGAAGCTGGTGATGGCGGCACAACAGCGTTTCGTCGCCGATGCCGCGCACCAGTTGCGCACGCCGTTCGCAGGCCTGAAGACGCAATCCGAACTGGCCCTGCGCACGGACGACCCGGAACGCAAACAGCATGCGCTTGAACACATCCACACCAGCACCCGGCATGGCATCCGCCTGGTCAACCAGCTGCTCGCACTGGCCCGCAACGAGCCGGACGCACAGCGCACCGACAATTTCGCGGTGCTCAACCTGAACCGCCTGGCGCAGGAATGCACCGTCAACTGGGTGCAGATGGCGCTGGAAAAGGACATCGACCTGGGCTACGAAGGCACCTCCACGATGATCGAGGTGCATGGCGATGCCACCAGCCTGGCGGAGATGCTCAACAACCTGGTCGACAACGCGATCCGCTATACCCAATCGGGCGGACACATCACCGTCGCCGTCCGGGCGACGCCTCAAGGCCCCGAGTTGAGCGTGGAAGACAACGGCCCCGGCATCGAGCCGCAACACCGCGAACGCGTGTTCGAACGCTTCTATCGCGTCCTCGGCAGCGGGCAGAGCGGCAGCGGCCTCGGCCTTTCCATCGTCGCCGAAGTCGCCAAGCGCCACGGTGCCGAACTGAAGCTGGGCGCCGGCAGCGGCGACATCGGCACGCGCATCAGCGTGCGCTTTCCGCTGCGCAGCCCCAGCGCCGCGAACTGA
- a CDS encoding DUF4212 domain-containing protein has protein sequence MQLTQRHREYWQKNLRLTGILLAIWFVATFVVGWFARDLQSITLLGFPLSFFMAAQGALLIYLILIGYYAWRMDRLDREYDVQEGDR, from the coding sequence ATGCAGTTGACGCAAAGGCACAGGGAATACTGGCAGAAGAACCTGCGCCTGACCGGGATATTGTTGGCAATCTGGTTCGTGGCCACTTTCGTCGTTGGCTGGTTCGCCCGCGACCTGCAGTCCATAACCCTTCTGGGCTTTCCGCTCTCGTTCTTCATGGCGGCGCAGGGCGCATTGCTGATCTACCTGATCCTGATCGGCTATTACGCCTGGCGCATGGATCGCCTGGATCGCGAATACGACGTGCAGGAAGGCGATCGGTGA